A window of Tripterygium wilfordii isolate XIE 37 chromosome 7, ASM1340144v1, whole genome shotgun sequence contains these coding sequences:
- the LOC120002165 gene encoding probable carboxylesterase 6, producing the protein MATVALDPSPRVQIGRDQHQHGPVIEEIEGLIKVYKDGHVERPQIIPCVTTALPPKLNVTSGDVLLDIFTNTWSRFYVPTSFQPNKLPLMVYFHGGGFCIGSAAWSCYHDFLARLSAKAGCVIMSVDYRLAPENPLPTAYEDGIKALMWLKQQILCRSGEWWSRQCDLSRVFVAGDSAGANIAHNVVTRLGSCESRALNLKGTILIQPFFGGETRTQSEKCSAQSTRSALSLGASDTYWRLALPRGSNRDHPWCNPMVTKLEELKVLPTMVCISEMDILKDRNLELYGAWRRAGKKVECVVYKGVGHAFQILNKSQLSQIRSQEMMSHIKTFVSGL; encoded by the coding sequence atggcaACCGTTGCGTTAGATCCAAGTCCAAGAGTCCAAATTGGCAGAGACCAGCACCAGCATGGGCCAGTcattgaagaaattgaaggCCTGATTAAGGTCTACAAAGATGGGCATGTAGAGAGACCACAAATTATACCTTGTGTCACAACAGCACTGCCTCCCAAACTCAATGTTACTTCGGGAGACGTTCTCCTAGACATTTTCACAAACACTTGGTCTCGTTTTTACGTCCCGACATCATTTCAACCAAATAAGCTCCCTCTAATGGTCTATTTTCACGGCGGCGGGTTTTGCATAGGTTCCGCCGCTTGGAGTTGCTACCATGACTTCTTAGCACGGTTGTCGGCGAAAGCAGGGTGCGTAATCATGTCCGTTGACTATCGATTAGCTCCTGAAAACCCTCTCCCGACGGCTTACGAAGACGGAATAAAAGCTCTTATGTGGTTGAAACAACAAATTCTGTGCCGATCGGGTGAATGGTGGTCTAGACAATGCGATTTGTCTAGAGTTTTCGTCGCAGGTGATAGTGCCGGTGCCAATATAGCGCACAACGTGGTGACGCGACTTGGTTCGTGCGAGTCCAGGGCCTTAAATCTGAAAGGGACGATATTGATACAGCCGTTTTTCGGGGGAGAGACACGTACGCAGTCAGAAAAGTGTTCGGCACAGTCAACGCGGTCAGCTTTAAGCTTGGGGGCTTCTGATACGTATTGGAGACTGGCGTTGCCACGTGGGAGTAATCGTGACCATCCATGGTGCAATCCTATGGTGACAAAATTGGAGGAATTGAAGGTTTTGCCTACAATGGTTTGCATATCGGAGATGGATATATTGAAAGATAGGAACTTGGAGTTGTATGGAGCTTGGCGTAGAGCTGGTAAGAAAGTGGAGTGTGTGGTTTATAAAGGTGTAGGACATGCGTTTCAAATTCTAAACAAGTCTCAGCTCTCACAAATTCGAAGCCAGGAAATGATGTctcatatcaagacctttgtaagTGGATTATGA